The following coding sequences lie in one Pontibacter sp. G13 genomic window:
- the rplP gene encoding 50S ribosomal protein L16, producing MLQPKKVKRRKVQKGRMKGNAGRGSEISFGSYGLKALESTFITSRQIEACRISISRAMKREGNMWIRIFPDKPITKKPAEVRMGKGKGNPEYWAAVVKPGRLMFEVDGVPEEVAREALRLAANKLPIKTKFVIRRDLQA from the coding sequence ATGTTACAGCCGAAGAAAGTTAAGCGTAGAAAAGTCCAGAAAGGCCGAATGAAAGGTAATGCAGGACGTGGATCTGAAATCTCTTTCGGTTCCTACGGCTTGAAAGCATTGGAAAGCACCTTCATTACTTCGCGCCAGATCGAGGCTTGTCGTATATCAATCTCCCGTGCTATGAAGCGGGAAGGTAATATGTGGATCAGGATCTTCCCTGACAAACCCATCACCAAGAAGCCTGCTGAGGTACGGATGGGTAAAGGTAAGGGTAACCCAGAATACTGGGCTGCTGTTGTCAAGCCTGGTCGATTGATGTTTGAGGTTGATGGTGTACCTGAAGAGGTTGCGCGTGAAGCACTCCGCTTGGCTGCCAACAAATTGCCCATCAAGACCAAGTTTGTAATTAGAAGAGACCTACAAGCATAA
- the rpmC gene encoding 50S ribosomal protein L29, which produces MKATEIRELTTAEIEARLVEEQDAMLRMRLNHAVSAIEQPSDIKKSRKLIARLQTILQERQVAEQQNN; this is translated from the coding sequence ATGAAGGCTACCGAAATCAGAGAACTGACCACTGCTGAAATCGAGGCACGCCTCGTTGAGGAGCAGGATGCCATGCTTCGTATGCGCCTCAATCATGCAGTATCAGCGATCGAGCAGCCATCCGATATCAAAAAGAGTCGGAAACTGATTGCAAGATTGCAAACTATCCTGCAAGAAAGACAAGTGGCTGAACAGCAAAACAACTAA
- the rplN gene encoding 50S ribosomal protein L14, producing MIQQESRLKIADNSGAKEILCIRVLGGTKRRYARIGDKIVASVKSADPNSNVKKGDVVKAVVVRTRKEIRRPDGSYIRFDDNAAVLLANDGGPRGSRIFGPVARELRDKGYMKIVSLAPEVL from the coding sequence ATGATTCAACAGGAGAGCAGACTGAAAATCGCTGACAACTCCGGAGCCAAAGAAATCTTGTGTATTCGAGTGCTGGGTGGTACAAAACGCCGCTACGCCAGAATCGGAGATAAAATTGTTGCATCCGTGAAATCAGCTGACCCGAACTCCAACGTGAAGAAGGGAGACGTCGTGAAGGCCGTTGTTGTACGGACTCGTAAAGAGATTCGTCGTCCAGATGGATCGTACATCCGTTTCGATGACAACGCTGCAGTACTGCTGGCAAATGATGGTGGACCTCGTGGTTCCCGTATTTTCGGTCCAGTGGCTCGTGAGTTGCGCGACAAAGGATATATGAAGATTGTTTCACTGGCACCGGAGGTACTGTAA
- the rpsC gene encoding 30S ribosomal protein S3 yields the protein MGQKTHPIGLRLGIIKGWESNWFGGKDFSDKLIEDEQIRAYLHARIPRGGISRIVIERTLRKITITIHTSRPGIVIGKGGKEVDKLREEIKKITGKDVQINIFEIKRPELDATLVGQQIAQQLEGRVSFRRAMKSAIAASMRAGANGIKIMCSGRLGGAEMARTEQYKQGRIPLQTLRADIDYALVEARTIYGVIGVKVWIFKKEIFGKVDLSPTEKQDRKRGGGNRRRNNKR from the coding sequence TTGGGACAGAAGACTCATCCAATCGGACTTAGGCTCGGAATCATCAAGGGTTGGGAATCCAACTGGTTTGGTGGAAAGGATTTTTCCGACAAACTCATTGAGGACGAACAGATCCGTGCCTATCTACATGCGCGTATTCCACGTGGTGGAATCTCTCGCATCGTGATCGAACGTACCCTTCGCAAGATTACCATTACCATTCATACTTCCCGTCCCGGTATCGTGATCGGTAAAGGAGGTAAAGAGGTCGATAAGCTTCGCGAAGAGATCAAGAAGATCACCGGGAAAGACGTTCAGATCAACATTTTTGAGATCAAGCGTCCAGAACTCGATGCCACTTTGGTAGGACAGCAAATCGCTCAGCAATTGGAAGGACGGGTATCTTTCCGTCGTGCCATGAAGTCTGCGATTGCCGCTTCCATGCGTGCTGGAGCCAATGGTATCAAGATCATGTGCTCAGGCCGTCTGGGTGGCGCTGAAATGGCGCGGACTGAACAATACAAACAAGGTCGTATTCCGTTGCAGACGTTGCGTGCCGACATCGACTATGCATTGGTCGAGGCTCGTACCATCTACGGTGTGATCGGTGTCAAGGTGTGGATCTTCAAGAAGGAGATCTTCGGAAAGGTTGACCTTTCCCCAACCGAGAAGCAAGATCGCAAGCGTGGTGGTGGCAACAGAAGACGCAACAACAAGCGATAA
- the rplX gene encoding 50S ribosomal protein L24, with translation MGKKLHIKKDDIVYVLSGKDRGKEGRVLRVIPAEDRAIVEGVNVVSKHVRPSQQYPDGGIIQQEAPIHVSNLMLVDPSTKERTRIGRKRNEDGKGWVRYSKKSGEIIK, from the coding sequence ATGGGAAAGAAACTCCATATCAAGAAAGACGACATCGTATATGTCTTGAGTGGGAAGGACCGTGGAAAAGAAGGCCGCGTACTCCGGGTGATCCCCGCTGAAGATAGAGCCATCGTCGAAGGCGTAAACGTGGTAAGTAAGCACGTTCGCCCTTCACAACAGTACCCAGATGGGGGAATCATCCAACAGGAAGCCCCTATCCACGTGTCAAACCTGATGTTGGTTGATCCATCCACCAAAGAACGTACTCGTATCGGGCGCAAGCGCAACGAAGACGGAAAAGGTTGGGTGAGATATTCTAAGAAAAGCGGCGAAATCATCAAGTAA
- the rplV gene encoding 50S ribosomal protein L22 gives MTRKEKVAAGVPKGPKRKKAYATRLKDERAEVAKVTLKNYRSSARKMRLIVDQIRGMEVYDALNTLKFTQKSAAPAVARLVRAGVASYEEKFDGERVDVGTHYVKTAFVDGSRMLKRLRPAPQGRAHIIRKRYCHVTLVIDRIPTSDED, from the coding sequence ATGACTCGCAAAGAGAAAGTCGCTGCGGGCGTTCCGAAAGGACCCAAGCGTAAGAAGGCTTATGCTACGCGACTCAAAGATGAGCGTGCAGAGGTTGCGAAGGTTACCCTGAAAAACTATCGTTCTTCTGCCCGTAAAATGCGCCTGATCGTCGATCAAATCCGAGGTATGGAAGTCTATGACGCCCTCAATACCTTGAAGTTCACCCAAAAATCTGCTGCTCCTGCAGTAGCTCGTCTTGTACGTGCTGGCGTTGCTAGTTACGAAGAGAAATTTGACGGTGAGCGTGTAGATGTAGGAACGCACTACGTCAAGACTGCATTTGTTGACGGAAGCCGCATGTTGAAGCGCCTCCGCCCTGCACCGCAAGGCCGCGCGCACATCATTCGCAAGCGCTATTGCCACGTTACTCTGGTAATTGACAGAATTCCTACGTCGGACGAAGATTAA
- the rpsN gene encoding 30S ribosomal protein S14, translated as MARKALIAREAKRARLVAKYAEKRKKLKEEGDYQALALLPKNSSPVRLHNRCKLTGRPKGYIRRFGISRIKFRELALQGKIPGVKKTSW; from the coding sequence ATGGCTAGAAAAGCACTTATCGCACGGGAAGCCAAGCGGGCTCGCTTGGTGGCCAAGTACGCTGAAAAGCGCAAAAAGTTGAAGGAAGAAGGTGATTACCAAGCCTTGGCTCTTCTACCCAAAAACTCTTCTCCTGTTCGTCTGCACAATCGTTGCAAATTGACTGGAAGACCTAAAGGGTATATCAGAAGGTTTGGAATCTCCCGGATTAAATTCAGAGAATTGGCCCTCCAAGGAAAAATTCCTGGGGTAAAGAAAACGAGTTGGTAA
- the rplR gene encoding 50S ribosomal protein L18: MGNTAKKVLRRERIHRRLRSKISGTADIPRLCVFRSNKQIYAQIIDDEAGQTLASCSSRLKDLNLGPVAKTEAASAVGKKLAEIAKSKGIEKVVFDRGGYKFHGRVKALAEGAREGGLNF, from the coding sequence ATGGGAAATACAGCTAAAAAGGTGCTGCGACGCGAAAGAATCCACAGACGCCTCCGTTCCAAAATTTCTGGAACTGCTGACATACCCCGTCTGTGTGTATTCCGCAGCAACAAGCAGATCTATGCTCAGATCATTGACGACGAGGCTGGTCAGACACTAGCAAGTTGCTCTTCTCGACTAAAAGACCTAAATTTGGGCCCTGTTGCAAAAACAGAGGCAGCTTCTGCAGTAGGTAAAAAACTCGCAGAAATAGCCAAATCCAAGGGCATCGAGAAGGTTGTGTTCGACCGCGGTGGTTATAAATTTCACGGTAGAGTTAAAGCATTGGCTGAAGGCGCACGCGAAGGCGGGCTTAACTTCTAA
- the rplF gene encoding 50S ribosomal protein L6 yields the protein MSRIGKLPITLPAGVSVTVDKSNIVTVKGPKGELKRNVDADISVEVADGLIHVKRPTEQKRHKAMHGLYRTLISNMVEGVAKGFEKKMQVVGVGYKAEAKGQTLELSLGFSHPIVMVLPSEVKAETETKRGEAPLITLTSADKELLGQIAAKIRGFRPPEPYKGKGIRFLGEVIRRKAGKAAGK from the coding sequence ATGTCTAGAATAGGAAAGTTGCCCATCACGCTTCCCGCTGGAGTCTCAGTTACTGTGGACAAGTCCAATATCGTAACTGTTAAGGGACCCAAGGGTGAGCTCAAGAGAAATGTTGACGCGGATATCTCTGTCGAAGTCGCAGACGGCTTGATCCACGTTAAACGACCCACCGAACAAAAGCGCCATAAAGCCATGCACGGCTTGTATCGTACCCTCATCTCCAACATGGTAGAAGGGGTTGCGAAAGGCTTCGAAAAGAAGATGCAGGTAGTAGGGGTAGGTTATAAAGCAGAAGCCAAAGGTCAAACCCTTGAACTTTCTCTCGGTTTCTCTCACCCGATCGTGATGGTTTTGCCATCTGAGGTCAAAGCTGAAACCGAAACCAAAAGAGGGGAAGCTCCTCTCATTACTCTGACAAGCGCTGATAAGGAATTGTTGGGTCAGATCGCAGCTAAGATTCGGGGGTTCCGTCCGCCCGAGCCTTACAAAGGAAAGGGTATCCGCTTCTTGGGAGAGGTTATCCGTCGGAAAGCTGGTAAAGCTGCCGGTAAATAA
- the rpsH gene encoding 30S ribosomal protein S8: MYTDPIADYLTRIRNAQRAGHKVVDIPASNLKKEVTKVLFEQGYIRKYKFLEEGPQGVIKIALKYDKVSRKPAITKLVRVSKPGLRKYAKVKTVPRILNGLGVAILSTPKGVMTGKAARANNVGGEVLCYVY, translated from the coding sequence ATGTATACGGATCCTATTGCAGATTATCTGACCCGGATCAGAAATGCTCAGCGTGCTGGTCACAAGGTGGTAGACATTCCTGCTTCTAACTTGAAAAAGGAAGTCACCAAGGTTCTCTTTGAACAGGGATACATCCGGAAATACAAATTCCTGGAAGAAGGCCCTCAAGGAGTGATCAAGATCGCATTGAAGTACGACAAGGTGAGCCGCAAACCCGCCATCACCAAGTTGGTTCGCGTCAGTAAGCCAGGCTTGCGTAAGTACGCCAAGGTCAAGACCGTTCCTCGTATTTTGAATGGATTGGGAGTTGCCATCCTTTCCACTCCAAAAGGAGTTATGACAGGCAAGGCTGCCCGTGCTAACAATGTCGGCGGGGAAGTTTTGTGTTACGTTTACTAA
- the rplE gene encoding 50S ribosomal protein L5, with amino-acid sequence MANESRLYKKYTEEIRPALKEQFNYATVMQLPKLEKIVLNRGVGDAVSDKKLIDAAVQEFTLISGQKPVVTYAKKSISNFKLREEMPIGCKVTLRGERMYEFLDRLINIALPRVRDFRGIPARGFDGRGNFTLGVKEQIIFPEINVDKINNISGMDITFVTSAKTDEEAKALLLAFGMPFQGMHKKQDA; translated from the coding sequence ATGGCGAACGAATCCAGACTTTATAAAAAGTACACCGAGGAGATCCGCCCAGCATTGAAGGAGCAGTTCAATTACGCTACCGTAATGCAGCTTCCTAAACTGGAAAAGATTGTACTCAATCGTGGTGTTGGGGATGCCGTTTCTGACAAGAAGCTCATTGACGCTGCAGTTCAGGAATTTACCCTCATCAGTGGACAAAAGCCGGTTGTTACCTATGCCAAAAAATCTATCTCTAACTTTAAGCTTAGAGAAGAGATGCCGATTGGCTGTAAGGTGACATTGAGAGGAGAGCGTATGTACGAATTCCTCGATCGGTTGATCAACATCGCACTTCCTCGTGTTCGGGACTTCCGCGGAATTCCGGCTCGTGGGTTCGATGGACGTGGAAACTTTACCTTGGGTGTGAAGGAACAAATCATCTTTCCTGAAATCAATGTTGACAAGATCAACAACATCTCAGGGATGGATATTACTTTTGTAACCTCCGCCAAAACTGACGAAGAAGCCAAGGCTTTGTTGTTGGCATTTGGCATGCCATTCCAAGGAATGCATAAAAAGCAAGACGCGTAA
- the rpsQ gene encoding 30S ribosomal protein S17 → MSETTSRNLRKVRIGKVVSDKMEKSIVVSVERKVKHPIYGKFLKKTKKFVAHDENNDCGIGDTVKIMETRPLSKRKCWRLIEIIERAK, encoded by the coding sequence ATGAGCGAGACTACTAGCAGAAACCTACGGAAAGTCCGTATCGGAAAAGTGGTGAGCGACAAGATGGAGAAATCTATTGTCGTCTCCGTTGAGCGGAAGGTCAAGCACCCCATTTATGGGAAATTCCTGAAAAAGACGAAGAAATTCGTTGCTCATGATGAAAACAACGACTGCGGAATTGGTGATACCGTGAAGATCATGGAAACCCGTCCGTTGTCCAAGCGTAAGTGCTGGCGCTTGATTGAAATCATCGAGCGAGCTAAGTAA